Proteins encoded together in one Nostoc sp. PCC 7524 window:
- a CDS encoding glycosyltransferase, with the protein MGNTDQRIPTRRFQAILVVMLIWGAVSLLHWRSETRWFMVGLTTVLAIQSIRMLMAKPATPVITSLTEPPTVSILVAAKNESAVISHLVHSLFQLDYPRDRLDIWVVDDGSTDATPEILSQLQIKFPALQVYRREELKGAKSGALNAVFPYSQGEIILICDADAQLPVNFLWQTVPLFQKPNIGAVQVRKAITNADINFLTRCQQMEMNCDSFLQTHRLAVGGMSELRGNGMLVRRELLEKCQGWNENTVTDDLDLCFRIYLAGAEIEFLPSPSIQEEGVTNWINLWHQRRRWAEGGYQRFLDYFPQIFTLGWAKEIDLILFFLLQFILPIGLIPDLLWTIIYRDTPVLLPLQTLLSLILTVALMAGIYQYQNLRGWGLLWSTIQGSVYMVHWIPVMIVTTFKMCVQNRRSRWVKTEHSGITSRYNYDKK; encoded by the coding sequence ATGGGAAATACCGATCAGCGAATTCCTACGCGCCGTTTTCAGGCAATCCTAGTAGTAATGCTGATTTGGGGTGCTGTGAGTTTGCTACACTGGCGATCGGAAACACGGTGGTTCATGGTGGGATTAACGACGGTTTTGGCTATCCAAAGCATCCGAATGTTGATGGCTAAACCAGCTACACCAGTCATTACAAGTCTCACTGAACCACCAACAGTCTCAATTTTAGTTGCAGCTAAAAATGAAAGTGCCGTCATTAGCCATCTAGTACATAGTTTATTTCAACTGGATTATCCTCGCGATCGCTTAGATATTTGGGTAGTTGATGATGGTAGTACCGATGCCACACCTGAAATCTTAAGTCAATTACAAATCAAATTTCCCGCACTCCAAGTTTATCGCCGAGAGGAATTAAAAGGTGCTAAATCAGGCGCGTTAAATGCGGTTTTCCCCTACAGCCAAGGAGAGATTATCTTAATTTGTGATGCTGATGCCCAGCTTCCTGTGAATTTCCTGTGGCAAACAGTACCCCTATTTCAAAAACCAAATATTGGTGCGGTGCAAGTACGGAAAGCAATAACCAATGCAGATATCAACTTTTTAACTCGTTGCCAACAAATGGAAATGAATTGTGATAGCTTTCTGCAAACCCATCGCCTTGCTGTAGGTGGAATGTCTGAGTTGCGCGGCAATGGTATGTTAGTGCGGCGGGAACTTTTAGAAAAGTGCCAAGGTTGGAATGAGAACACTGTCACCGATGATTTAGATTTGTGTTTTCGGATTTATTTAGCTGGAGCTGAAATTGAATTTTTACCCAGTCCATCCATTCAAGAAGAAGGTGTAACTAATTGGATAAATCTTTGGCATCAACGCCGCCGTTGGGCTGAAGGTGGTTATCAGCGTTTCCTTGATTATTTTCCGCAAATTTTTACTTTGGGTTGGGCGAAAGAAATTGATTTAATATTATTTTTTCTCTTGCAATTTATCCTCCCAATTGGACTGATTCCTGATTTACTGTGGACAATTATTTATAGAGATACCCCAGTTTTATTACCACTGCAAACGCTACTGAGTCTCATTCTGACAGTGGCTTTGATGGCTGGAATTTATCAGTATCAAAATTTACGTGGTTGGGGTTTGTTGTGGTCAACCATTCAAGGTTCTGTGTATATGGTGCATTGGATTCCGGTGATGATTGTGACTACTTTTAAGATGTGTGTGCAGAACAGGCGATCGCGCTGGGTAAAAACTGAGCATAGTGGTATAACTTCTCGCTATAATTATGATAAAAAATAA
- the psbA gene encoding photosystem II q(b) protein, with the protein MTSISERRESGSFWDRFCQWITSTDNRLYIGWFGVLMIPTLLTATICFVIAFITAPPVDIDGIREPVSGSLLYGNNIITGAVVPTSNAIGLHFYPIWEAASMDEWLYNGGPYQLIILHFLIGIFCWLGRQWELSYRLGMRPWICVAYSAPVAAATSVFLIYPIGQGSFSDGMPLGISGTFNFMFVFQAEHNILMHPFHMFGVAGVFGGALFSAMHGSLVSSSLVRETTEVESVNYGYKFGQEQETYSIVAAHGYFGRLIWQYASFNNSRSLHFFLAAWPVVGIWLTALGISTMAFNLNGFNFNHSILDAHGRVINTWADVLNRANLGIEVMHERNAHNFPLDLAGGEVVPLG; encoded by the coding sequence ATGACCTCAATTTCAGAAAGAAGGGAAAGCGGTAGCTTTTGGGATCGTTTCTGTCAATGGATTACTAGCACCGACAATCGGCTATATATTGGCTGGTTTGGGGTGTTGATGATTCCCACATTGTTAACAGCTACCATCTGTTTTGTAATTGCCTTTATTACTGCGCCACCCGTCGATATTGACGGGATTCGGGAACCTGTTTCTGGTTCTTTGTTGTACGGCAATAACATCATTACTGGTGCTGTTGTACCCACATCCAATGCCATTGGTTTGCACTTTTACCCCATTTGGGAAGCGGCATCAATGGATGAATGGCTATACAACGGCGGCCCTTATCAATTGATTATTTTGCATTTCCTCATTGGTATCTTTTGCTGGTTGGGTAGACAATGGGAGTTAAGCTACCGTCTGGGGATGCGTCCTTGGATTTGCGTGGCTTATTCTGCACCTGTAGCTGCTGCAACTTCTGTGTTCTTAATTTACCCCATCGGTCAAGGTAGTTTTTCGGACGGTATGCCTTTGGGGATTAGCGGCACTTTTAATTTCATGTTTGTCTTCCAAGCCGAGCATAACATTCTCATGCACCCATTCCATATGTTTGGTGTGGCGGGGGTGTTCGGTGGGGCGTTGTTCTCTGCCATGCACGGTTCTTTGGTGTCTTCTTCGCTGGTGCGGGAGACAACAGAAGTTGAGTCTGTCAACTACGGTTATAAGTTTGGGCAAGAACAGGAAACTTATAGCATTGTGGCGGCTCACGGTTATTTTGGGCGGTTAATTTGGCAATATGCTAGTTTTAACAACTCTCGTTCTTTGCACTTTTTCTTGGCAGCTTGGCCTGTTGTGGGGATTTGGTTGACGGCTTTGGGGATTAGTACGATGGCGTTTAACTTGAATGGGTTTAACTTTAACCATTCGATACTAGATGCTCATGGACGTGTGATTAATACATGGGCTGATGTGCTGAACCGTGCCAATTTGGGTATAGAGGTGATGCACGAGCGGAATGCTCACAATTTCCCACTAGATTTGGCTGGCGGTGAGGTTGTACCTTTGGGTTAA
- a CDS encoding NAD-dependent malic enzyme, which yields MTNLTPNSSFSVTLRLQIPNRVGMLAAIAQAIATTGGNIGTIDLIEQTRHVSIRDLNVDAASTEHAETIVQAVKAIPDIQVISVYDRTFNLHRGGKISIASRIPLKSVSDLAMAYTPGVGRVCTAIAQDPAEVYNLTIKQNTVAIVTDGSAVLGLGNLGPHAALPVMEGKAMLFKEFAGIDAFPICLNTQNTDEIIQAVKNIAPVFGGVNLEDIAAPRCFEIEQRLRQELDIPVFHDDQHGTAIVTLAALFNALKLIQKSIADIRIVINGAGAAGVAIARLLRKAGAEKIWMCDSKGIISTTRTDLNEEKQEFAVKAQGTLAGAVQGADVFIGVSAPGVLTPEMVKSMAKDPIVFAMANPIPEIQPELVTKDVAVIATGRSDYPNQINNVLAFPGVFRGALDCRAQTITTTMYLQAAHAIAALVSPSELNREHIIPSVFDGRVVTAVAAAVQQAAREEGIARS from the coding sequence ATGACAAATCTAACTCCTAATTCTAGTTTCAGTGTGACGCTGCGGTTGCAGATTCCTAATCGGGTGGGGATGTTGGCGGCGATCGCTCAAGCTATTGCTACTACCGGCGGGAATATCGGTACAATCGATTTAATTGAGCAAACTCGTCACGTTTCAATTCGTGACCTGAATGTTGATGCTGCTAGCACTGAACACGCTGAAACTATTGTGCAAGCTGTTAAGGCTATTCCTGATATTCAGGTGATAAGTGTGTATGATCGCACCTTTAATTTACATCGGGGTGGCAAAATTAGCATTGCTAGCCGTATTCCTCTCAAAAGTGTGTCTGATTTGGCCATGGCTTATACTCCGGGAGTAGGACGGGTGTGTACAGCGATCGCTCAAGACCCCGCAGAGGTTTATAATTTAACTATCAAACAAAATACGGTAGCTATTGTCACCGATGGTAGTGCAGTTTTAGGTTTGGGTAATCTCGGCCCCCATGCAGCTTTACCAGTGATGGAAGGTAAAGCCATGCTGTTCAAGGAATTTGCGGGTATTGATGCCTTTCCTATTTGCTTGAACACCCAAAATACAGATGAGATTATCCAAGCCGTTAAAAATATTGCCCCGGTGTTTGGGGGTGTAAATTTAGAGGATATTGCGGCTCCCCGTTGTTTTGAAATTGAACAGCGATTGCGTCAGGAATTAGACATCCCTGTGTTTCATGATGACCAACATGGTACAGCAATTGTTACCTTAGCAGCATTATTTAACGCTCTGAAATTGATCCAAAAATCCATTGCAGACATCCGCATTGTCATTAACGGTGCTGGTGCGGCTGGGGTAGCGATCGCTCGTCTGTTGCGGAAGGCTGGAGCCGAAAAAATCTGGATGTGCGATTCTAAAGGAATTATCTCGACTACTCGCACCGACTTAAATGAAGAAAAGCAAGAATTTGCTGTCAAAGCTCAAGGTACTCTAGCCGGTGCAGTTCAAGGTGCAGATGTGTTTATTGGGGTGAGTGCGCCAGGAGTGTTAACACCGGAGATGGTGAAATCTATGGCAAAAGATCCGATTGTGTTTGCAATGGCTAACCCCATTCCAGAAATCCAGCCGGAATTAGTTACTAAAGATGTGGCTGTGATTGCTACTGGACGCAGTGACTACCCCAACCAAATTAATAACGTTTTAGCCTTTCCTGGGGTGTTCCGGGGGGCTTTAGATTGTCGGGCGCAAACAATCACTACCACGATGTATCTACAAGCAGCCCATGCGATCGCGGCTTTAGTCAGCCCCTCAGAGTTAAATCGAGAACACATTATTCCTTCTGTGTTTGATGGGCGTGTCGTCACTGCTGTCGCTGCGGCGGTGCAACAAGCAGCCCGCGAAGAAGGGATTGCGCGGAGTTAA
- a CDS encoding YybH family protein, with the protein MMQQRWANGYRCTQLLWSVLLVLAIWCLPQAALADNQQEINSILKTREVALEAINNRNFSKIQPYLHPSFTITTVDNQVFHKVPEFEKYWNQQFSSSIQNIKMNLPGETVRTFLSPETVVSSGEAISTFSFKDGKAADMAMRWTAVLQKLQDKWTIQSLHFSSNLLDNPVLSAAQGLGKTIGIASGVGGFLLGVVTMLIFRRQPSKEAKG; encoded by the coding sequence ATGATGCAACAGAGATGGGCAAACGGATACAGATGCACTCAGCTACTTTGGAGTGTCCTGCTAGTGCTGGCAATTTGGTGTTTACCCCAAGCTGCTTTGGCAGATAACCAACAAGAGATAAATTCAATTCTTAAAACACGAGAAGTAGCCCTAGAAGCCATTAACAACCGCAATTTTTCCAAAATTCAACCATATTTACACCCCAGCTTTACGATTACCACAGTTGACAACCAAGTTTTTCACAAAGTACCTGAATTTGAAAAGTATTGGAATCAGCAATTTTCTAGTTCGATTCAAAATATCAAAATGAATCTCCCAGGCGAAACTGTGAGAACGTTTCTATCTCCAGAGACAGTAGTTTCATCGGGAGAAGCAATCTCTACTTTCTCTTTTAAAGATGGCAAAGCCGCCGATATGGCGATGCGTTGGACAGCAGTGTTGCAAAAACTCCAAGATAAATGGACAATTCAATCGTTGCATTTCTCTTCTAATCTCTTAGATAATCCTGTTTTGAGTGCAGCCCAAGGATTAGGAAAGACTATCGGGATTGCATCCGGAGTAGGCGGTTTCTTACTAGGTGTAGTCACAATGTTAATATTTCGTCGTCAACCCAGCAAAGAAGCAAAAGGGTAG